AAGCTTGTAGTTGAGAAGGAGCTGGAAAACCAGGCTCTCAGGGAGTTCATTAAAAAAAACGAGTCTTGAGAGATGCGGTGATGTTCTTGAAGGAGTTCGGTTTGCCAGCCAGGATCATCTGTGAAGGCTTCTCAATATCCAGGGCTAAGCTCTACAGGTTGCTGGCCCCTTCAAAGATAGATCCATTATCATCCACAATGGCGGCGATCGCTTACGAACACCCGGAATATGGTTACAGAAGGATTCACGTTCTCCTCAAGAGAGAAGGCATTAAGGTCAATCACAAGAAGGTCTACAGGATCTACTCACAGCTCTCTCTGCAGAAACCAGTCAAAGCCTCGAGAAAGCTCAAGTGCAGCAAACCTATACATCTCGCCACTCCAGAGTATCCGGCTCATGTATGGTCCGCTGACTTCCTTGAGTTGTACCTGAGAGGTAGAAAGCTCAGAATCCTTATTGTGATCGACGATTTCACAAGGCTCGTCGTTGGAACACTGGTAGATTTCTCCATCCCCGCATCCAGAGTGTTGCTGGTCATTGAAAAGTCAATAGCCCTCTATTCAAGACCAAGAATCTTCAGAACTGACAATGGCTCCGAGTTCAAAGAGTGGAGACTTAACAGGTTCCTCTCCAATGCCAGGATAAGGCATGAATTCATAGAGAAGGGCAAGCCACAACAGAATGGCTTCAGCGAGTCATTCAACGCCAGATTCGAGGATGAATGCCTCAGAATGCTCGATCTCAACCTAATGCCCTTGAAAGAGATTAAGCAGGCTATCTATGGCTGGATCAAAGAGTATAATTGTCAAAGACCACATTCGAGCATCGCTTATGAAACACCGATCAGATTCCATATTCTCAGTTACTGATTCGCGAGTGATGATTCACAGTGAATCATCACTATTGAGACACTCTTTATGCAACTCTTTCTCTTTATACTTGTCTCACTTTTGGGGGCATATCATGAGCCTTCCCTTAACCCGTTTATACGCAGGTATTGTCTCTCTCACCGCTTCTTTCACTTTTCTTATGTCCTTTGGTGTTATCATTTCTTCGGGACTCTCTCCTTTCGTTTTGTTTTTCACACAAAAAACATTCTATATGGAGTTGAGTCCCTTTTCTTTCGCCTTATTCCTTTCTTCGCTTATTTATTGGATACGGTGTCTTTATTACCGATGTTAGATCGGTTACAAAAGCGTCTATCTGCCGAAGCATAATCACTTCTTCTTCACTGCTAGAATCGTTGCAAGGGAGGCAGCCATGGAGAAGAGTTTACCCATTCACGAGCATGATTATGAAAGGCCCGCAATCATAGAACCGACGAAGGTCATCTCGCCGATCCCCGACATGCCCGAAAGGGCGGTAGTCATCTTCTATCAGGATGTAATCGACAGCCTGAACGAGAGAGGGCTTCTCGAGAAGATCGTGAACAGAAGAAGCGAAGTGGGTCTGTTTCCGGTCTACGGGATTGAGTACAAAGGAGAACGGGTGGCGCTTTTGAATCCGGGGCTCGGGGCTCCCTCTGCGGCGGGCTTTTATGACGAGCTGATAGCACTGGGTGTTAAGAAGACGTTAGCCTGCGGCTCGTGCGGGGTGTTGAAGAGAGAGATTCCAAGAGGCGAGATCATCGTGGTGGAATCAGCCATCAGGGACGAGGGGACCTCCTTCCATTACGTGGCGCCCTCTAGAGAGATATACGCCGATCCTTATGTGATCGAGATCATCGAATCAACATTGAGAGGGTTATCCATACCATACATAAAGGGAAAGACCTGGACAACCGACGCCTTTTACAGAGAGACGAAGAAGATAGTTAAAAGAAGAATCGATGAAGGTTGCATAACGGTCGAAATGGAGGCTTCGGCGCTCATGGCCGTCTCCCGGTTCAGAGATGTCGTCTTTGGCCAGCTGCTCTCCTCGGGAGACGATGTGAGCGGTGACGAGTGGGACAGAAGATTTCATCCGGAAGCTTCCAGTCACAAAGAGCGTGTATTCTGGGCGGCGCTCGAGTGTTGCCTGAGATTATAAATCTATTTATTGACAATCCAACCTTTTGCCGTGCATAGTGGCAAGTAGGAAAGGGTGAGAGCATTATAGAACCGATAAAGATTTCCCCAGGAGAACACCCAAGAGCAATAGAAATTCTGGCCGAAGCGTTCACCGCCGACCCGATGGTCAAATACGTAGCAAGCGAGAAGGCAAAGCAATACGTGAGTAAGATCTACGGAGTCATGTTCAAGGTCTATTCGACTAAAGGACAGGTTTACTTCGATTCGCCCGGGAAGAACGGAATGATTCTGTGGATCGACTCTGAAGAGGACCCGGGAATGAGCGCCTGGATCAGAGGCGGGGCGTTGAAAATGCTCACGTTTCCGGCGTGTTCGCTCGGCCGCCTTATGAAGGTCGGCAGGGGGGTCTCGAAGGTTCACAAAGAATGCATCAAAGAACATCACCTTCACCTGATCTTTATCGCCGTTTCGCCCGCTTCTCAGGGAAAGGGCGTCGGCGGGCGACTCATGGGCCTTTTTACGCATGAAGCAGACTCGAAAGCCCTCCCCTGTTATCTCGAAACCCAGAACCCTTCAAACCTGGGCTTCTACGAATCCTTCGGCTTCACCGTCGTAAAGGAAATCGAAATCTCGCCCGAACTTCGATCCTGGAGCATGGTAAGGCCGGTCGCAAAACACAAAACTGAGCCCAAGGGGCAGAGGCGAGAAGTTTAATGTCTACATTAACCGGAAATGGTTCTTCCTCAGAATATACTAGAGAACAAAGAAAAGAGCGTAAGATAAGGATAGGGAGACGTTCCTGATCAATATCTTGATGGAAGAAACTCTCTGGAGAAGCTAAAGGTGGTCGAACACTCATAATGAACCCCTATGAGGTAAGAGCTTTGTCAATTCTACACGCAAATAATCTCGCGGGCTTACCGCTGAAATTGTCCCAAACAATTGGGAGCGATCGATCCCAATGATTTTTGTTAACCTCACCGCTGTCAGCTAAAACCTTTATTTAAGCGAACTTCCTAGAAGTCTTCCGTGTCCGGTGGCATATGTAATCGATCTGGTGTGCCCACTGCAGTCGCCGATGAATTTGAGATTTCCATAACGATCGTTATCGATCTTGTTGGAGTAGAACTTCACTTCGACCGCATACATCAAGTTATCTGGGTATGCTACTCCCGGGATAACTTCACTGAGCTTTTCTATAAACTCCGTGATGGAGACAGAAATTCTCCTCGGAAGTACAAGGTTTATATCTCCGAGTATGAAATCGCTTTCCGGGAGGGTCGGCTTTACCCTTCCCAGTCTTTTGGTCCGCTTGGTTTGCATGAAATCTTCGTAAGTCTGTAGAATCACCTTACGACCACCGGCGAGAATGTTACTCAGCCGGCTGATATACGAGCCGTATCCAATAGGATCGTGAAAGGGTTCAGTGAATCTAGTAGTGCAAAGAATTGCGAAGTTCGTGTTTACTGAGCTTCCATCGGAATTAGAATGGCCGTTCACAGTGACGAAATCGTCATAGTTCTCCAGTACCACTTTTCCCGAAGGGTTGTTGCAGAAAGTTCGAACCGTATAACCCGTTCTGGTTTTCAGCCGGACTTTGAACTCGTACATCTCTTTGTTTATCTCCTCTACTAGATGGTCTGGCAATTCAAACCTCACGCCGATGTCCACGGTGTTGCTTGAGGCAACGATTTCCGGGTATTTCGAGGTTACTCCTTTGATCAGGCTGTGGCCGCTCCTGCCGACAGCCACGACTACATAATCGAAATCCGCCTCGAAATCTCTTCCCCTAAGTATAACTCTGTTGTCGGAAAAGTCTATATCTTCGACTCTGGAGTTGAAATGGAAGTGTATGTTCCTCTTTTGCGAGAACTCATCATATATTCTCGTAAGGACCGAGCCGAGCTTGTCAGTTCCGATATGCCAGAACATGGAATTCACGGGTTCGAAACCCTTCGCGTAAAAATTCTCGAAGAACTCGGATTTGCTGTCGAAGGACACTCCGGTTCTTACACTCTTCTTGTCCTCCTCATTCAGCTTGCCAATGTAAAAATCGACAACCTCCCTCTGTATAGATATGGGAATCTCAAGTTCACCACCCATTGTGCTCGATACAAAGATCTTTCCATCCGAGCGAATGCCGCTAATACTTGAACTATAGATATCCTTCGATCTCTCCAGAATATGTATTTCGTGATTGCTGTTCATTACCTCGCTAACGAAGCCTATGGCCGCGGCTCCAAAACCAACAACTCCAATCTTCATATATAAGAGTCTCTTTTGAGACTCCATCACCTCCACTTCTATTCCCAGACGAACTTGTAATTGTCCAACTTCAATTCATTTCTGAGCTGAACCAGTTGCTTCCTCAGAACATCGTTGAGGGGAGCTCCGCGGTCCTTTCTTTCGAGCCAGGCAAGATACTCTTTCTCGCCAGCCGTGTATATTCTCTCCTGCCCGAATGCTTTCCTGGAGGCTCTCAATTCTCTCAGTATGTCGCCCGTAGTCTTTTTGAATTCTTCGAGCGATGTAAAGACTTCAATGTTTATAGCTATGAAGAAATGACCTATCCTAATCGGTTTCTTCTCACCCCTATCACCTATACCAGTAAGCATTTTGAGGAAACTCCCTCCTTGAAGGGCCGCCGACAGGATCTCGACCACTGTTGCGTATCCATAGCC
This portion of the Mesotoga infera genome encodes:
- a CDS encoding IS3 family transposase, which translates into the protein MFLKEFGLPARIICEGFSISRAKLYRLLAPSKIDPLSSTMAAIAYEHPEYGYRRIHVLLKREGIKVNHKKVYRIYSQLSLQKPVKASRKLKCSKPIHLATPEYPAHVWSADFLELYLRGRKLRILIVIDDFTRLVVGTLVDFSIPASRVLLVIEKSIALYSRPRIFRTDNGSEFKEWRLNRFLSNARIRHEFIEKGKPQQNGFSESFNARFEDECLRMLDLNLMPLKEIKQAIYGWIKEYNCQRPHSSIAYETPIRFHILSY
- a CDS encoding nucleoside phosphorylase, which encodes MEKSLPIHEHDYERPAIIEPTKVISPIPDMPERAVVIFYQDVIDSLNERGLLEKIVNRRSEVGLFPVYGIEYKGERVALLNPGLGAPSAAGFYDELIALGVKKTLACGSCGVLKREIPRGEIIVVESAIRDEGTSFHYVAPSREIYADPYVIEIIESTLRGLSIPYIKGKTWTTDAFYRETKKIVKRRIDEGCITVEMEASALMAVSRFRDVVFGQLLSSGDDVSGDEWDRRFHPEASSHKERVFWAALECCLRL
- a CDS encoding GNAT family N-acetyltransferase, giving the protein MVKYVASEKAKQYVSKIYGVMFKVYSTKGQVYFDSPGKNGMILWIDSEEDPGMSAWIRGGALKMLTFPACSLGRLMKVGRGVSKVHKECIKEHHLHLIFIAVSPASQGKGVGGRLMGLFTHEADSKALPCYLETQNPSNLGFYESFGFTVVKEIEISPELRSWSMVRPVAKHKTEPKGQRREV
- a CDS encoding NAD(P)/FAD-dependent oxidoreductase translates to MKIGVVGFGAAAIGFVSEVMNSNHEIHILERSKDIYSSSISGIRSDGKIFVSSTMGGELEIPISIQREVVDFYIGKLNEEDKKSVRTGVSFDSKSEFFENFYAKGFEPVNSMFWHIGTDKLGSVLTRIYDEFSQKRNIHFHFNSRVEDIDFSDNRVILRGRDFEADFDYVVVAVGRSGHSLIKGVTSKYPEIVASSNTVDIGVRFELPDHLVEEINKEMYEFKVRLKTRTGYTVRTFCNNPSGKVVLENYDDFVTVNGHSNSDGSSVNTNFAILCTTRFTEPFHDPIGYGSYISRLSNILAGGRKVILQTYEDFMQTKRTKRLGRVKPTLPESDFILGDINLVLPRRISVSITEFIEKLSEVIPGVAYPDNLMYAVEVKFYSNKIDNDRYGNLKFIGDCSGHTRSITYATGHGRLLGSSLK